The following coding sequences are from one Vulpes vulpes isolate BD-2025 chromosome 12, VulVul3, whole genome shotgun sequence window:
- the ST3GAL2 gene encoding CMP-N-acetylneuraminate-beta-galactosamide-alpha-2,3-sialyltransferase 2, with protein MKCSLRVWFLSVAFLLVFIMSLLFTYSHHSMATLPYLDSGALGGTHRVKLVPGYAGLQRLSKEGLTGKSCACRRCMGDTGASDWFDSHFNSNISPVWTRENMDLPPDVQRWWMMLQPQFKSHNTNEVLEKLFQIVPGENPYRFRDPHQCRRCAVVGNSGNLRGSGYGPDVDGHNFIMRMNQAPTVGFEQDVGSRTTHHFMYPESAKNLPANVSFVLVPFKALDLLWIASALSTGQIRFTYAPVKSFLRVDKEKVQIYNPAFFKYIHDRWTEHHGRYPSTGMLVLFFALHVCDEVNVYGFGADSRGNWHHYWENNRYAGEFRKTGVHDADFEAHIIDMLAKASKIEVYRGN; from the exons ATGAAGTGCTCCCTGCGGGTGTGGTTCCTCTCTGTGGCCTTCCTGCTGGTGTTCATCATGTCACTGCTCTTTACCTACTCCCACCACAGCATGGCCACCTTGCCCTACCTGGACTCAGGGGCCCTGGGCGGTACCCACCGGGTGAAGCTGGTGCCTGGCTATGCTGGTCTGCAGCGCCTCAGCAAGGAGGGGCTCACTGGTAAGAGCTGTGCCTGCCGCCGCTGCATGGGTGACACTGGCGCCTCTGACTGGTTTGACAGCCACTTCAACAGCAACATTTCCCCTGTGTGGACCCGAGAGAATATGGATCTGCCTCCAGATGTCCAGAGGTGGTGGATG ATGCTGCAGCCCCAGTTCAAGTCACACAACACCAACGAGGTACTGGAGAAGCTGTTCCAGATAGTACCAGGCGAGAACCCCTACCGTTTCCGGGACCCCCACCAGTGCCGGCGCTGTGCGGTAGTGGGGAACTCAGGCAACCTGCGGGGCTCTGGCTACGGCCCAGATGTGGATGGGCATAACTTCATCATGAG GATGAATCAGGCGCCAACCGTGGGCTTTGAGCAGGATGTTGGCAGCCGAACTACCCACCATTTCATGTACCCCGAGAGTGCCAAGAACCTGCCTGCCAACGTCAGCTTTGTGTTGGTGCCCTTCAAAGCTCTGGACCTACTATGGATTGCCAGCGCTTTGTCCACAGGGCAAATCAGATT CACCTATGCGCCAGTGAAGTCCTTTCTTCGAGTGGACAAAGAAAAG GTTCAGATCTACAACCCGGCATTCTTCAAGTACATCCACGACCGGTGGACAGAGCATCACGGGCGGTACCCTTCCACAGGGATGCTGGTGCTCTTCTTTGCCCTGCATGTTTGTGATGAG GTGAACGTGTACGGGTTCGGGGCCGACAGCCGGGGCAACTGGCACCACTACTGGGAGAATAACCGGTATGCGGGCGAGTTCCGGAAGACGGGAGTGCACGACGCCGACTTCGAGGCCCACATCATCGACATGCTGGCCAAGGCCAGCAAGATCGAGGTCTACCGAGGCAACTGA